Proteins encoded within one genomic window of Anopheles gambiae chromosome 3, idAnoGambNW_F1_1, whole genome shotgun sequence:
- the LOC133392801 gene encoding proton-coupled amino acid transporter-like protein pathetic, translating to MGEEKVKDDPSAPSAPGYSVGDFNSTTKLAESQIISDAEYNPFEHRQIDKPNSTTGSLIHLLKSSLGTGILAMPVAFKNAGLLFGAIGTVIIGLICTHCVHILVKTSHMVCQRTRIPVLGFAETAERVFQYGPAKLRPLAGFSKAFVDYALMATYFSAGCVYIVFIATSFHDVINHETGNDWSVRIYILLTMIPILLIGQIRELKYLVPFSALANLFIVVTFGITLYYIFKDPLEFDDKPMFSSFGTLPLFFSTVIFAMEGIGVVMPVENSMSKPQHFLGCPGVLNTAMGTVIVLYAVIGFFGYVRFGDESKGSVTLNLPLEDSLAVAAQILIALAILFTFGLQFYVPMDILWRKIQDKIPKNKHMISQIALRSGIMIIMGGVGLAVPELEPFIGLVGAVFFSSLGLFVPCVVETVFLWPNELGKFRWVLIKNVIFGAFSIFALVAGAYVSIKDIVALYTDDEGHTE from the exons atgggtgaggaaaaagtaaAAGATGACCCGTCGGCACCATCCGCACCGGGATACAGTGTTGGTGACTTTAATTCTAC AACCAAACTAGCCGAATCGCAAATCATCTCCGATGCCGAGTACAACCCGTTCGAGCACCGACAGATCGACAAGCCGAACAGTACGACCGGTTCGCTGATCCACCTGCTGAAGAGTTCGCTCGGCACGGGCATTCTGGCCATGCCGGTGGCGTTCAAAAATGCCGGCCTACTGTTCGGTGCGATCGGTACCGTCATCATCGGGCTGATCTGTACTCACTGCGTGCATATACTG GTAAAAACATCCCACATGGTTTGCCAGCGGACAAGGATACCGGTGCTGGGATTTGCCGAAACAGCTGAGCGTGTCTTCCAGTATGGACCAGCAAAACTTCGACCTCTGGCCGGCTTTTCAAA AGCCTTCGTTGACTATGCCCTGATGGCGACGTACTTCAGTGCCGGGTGCGTGTACATCGTGTTCATCGCGACGTCCTTCCACGATGTGATCAACCACGAAACTGGAAACGATTGGAGCGTGCGGATCTACATTCTGCTCACGATGATACCGATCCTGCTGATCGGCCAGATCCGCGAGCTGAAGTATCTGGTGCCGTTCTCTGCCCTCGCCAACCTGTTCATCGTGGTCACGTTCGGGATTACGCTGTACTACATCTTCAAAGACCCGCTGGAGTTTGATGATAAGCCAATGTTCTCCTCATTTGGCACGCTGCCACTGTTCTTCAG CACGGTCATTTTCGCGATGGAAGGTATCGGTGTAGTCATGCCGGTGGAAAATTCGATGTCCAAACCGCAACACTTCCTGGGCTGCCCCGGTGTGCTGAATACGGCCATGGGAACCGTAATTGTTCTGTACGCCGTGATTGGATTCTTCGGTTATGTGCGTTTCGGAGATGAGTCCAAGGGAAGCGTTACGCTCAATCTTCCACTAGAAGACTC cTTGGCAGTGGCGGCACAGATTCTAATCGCCCTAGCCATCCTGTTCACGTTCGGCCTACAGTTCTACGTACCGATGGACATTCTGTGGCGCAAGATTCAGGACAAAATACCAAAGAACAAGCACATGATCTCGCAGATTGCGCTGCGCTCCGgcatcatgatcatcatggGTGGCGTTGGATTGGCGGTGCCCGAACTTGAACCCTTCATCGGGCTGGTCGGAGCGGTCTTCTTCTCCAGCCTCGGTCTGTTTGTGCCGTGTGTCGTCGAAACCGTGTTCCTGTGGCCGAACGAGCTGGGCAAGTTCCGCTGGGTGCTCATCAAGAACGTGATCTTTGGTGCGTTCTCGATCTTTGCTCTCGTGGCCGGTGCGTATGTCAGTATTAAGGACATCGTTGCACTCTACACCGACGATGAAGGACACACGGAATAA